The proteins below are encoded in one region of Paraflavitalea devenefica:
- a CDS encoding DUF5627 domain-containing protein translates to MKKFLLPIIGLFVLAACNKKAEFPDYEYQTVYFAYQYPVRTITFGEDVFNTELDNQGKCKIMATTGGVYYSKKNLHIGIAVDNALLGNGLLFGAGKDEILPMPNNYYSLAANSIVIPEGGLTGGVEVQLTDAFFNDPKAIKNTYVIPLRIIDKSGADSILVGKDFILYAIKYVNPWHGNYLRRGKDVITGSVNQTLVRHKQYVEDDEVNKLYTRAMKEIEFPVVFKDKNGANVNCPLLLQFDNAGKCTVTAANASFTATGSGQFVKRGEKNSWGGKDRDALYLSYNVTLPDMQVAATDTLVMRDRAVTMETYIPVAK, encoded by the coding sequence ATGAAAAAGTTTCTGTTACCAATCATAGGGCTCTTTGTGCTGGCAGCCTGCAACAAAAAGGCGGAGTTCCCGGATTATGAATACCAGACGGTTTATTTCGCTTACCAGTATCCGGTACGTACCATTACGTTCGGTGAAGATGTGTTCAATACCGAGCTCGATAACCAGGGTAAATGCAAGATCATGGCCACCACCGGCGGCGTTTATTACAGCAAGAAGAACCTGCATATCGGGATTGCTGTAGACAATGCTTTGTTGGGCAATGGTCTTTTATTTGGCGCGGGTAAGGATGAAATATTGCCCATGCCCAATAACTATTATTCACTGGCGGCCAACAGCATCGTTATCCCGGAAGGCGGCCTCACCGGCGGTGTGGAAGTGCAATTGACAGATGCTTTCTTCAATGATCCCAAAGCAATCAAAAATACCTATGTGATCCCTTTGCGGATCATAGATAAGTCGGGTGCTGACTCCATCCTGGTGGGTAAGGATTTTATTCTCTATGCCATCAAATATGTAAATCCCTGGCATGGCAATTACCTGCGCCGGGGCAAGGATGTGATCACGGGCAGCGTGAACCAAACCCTTGTACGGCATAAACAATATGTGGAAGATGATGAGGTAAACAAATTGTACACGCGCGCGATGAAGGAGATCGAATTTCCTGTCGTGTTCAAGGACAAGAATGGGGCGAACGTAAATTGTCCGCTACTGCTGCAATTCGACAATGCCGGGAAATGTACGGTCACAGCTGCCAATGCCAGTTTTACGGCTACCGGCAGCGGCCAGTTTGTCAAGCGTGGGGAGAAGAACAGTTGGGGCGGCAAAGACCGTGATGCACTGTACCTGAGCTATAATGTTACCCTGCCCGATATGCAGGTGGCGGCTACAGATACCCTCGTGATGCGGGACCGTGCGGTAACCATGGAAACTTATATTCCGGTAGCCAAGTAA
- a CDS encoding RagB/SusD family nutrient uptake outer membrane protein → MKKNIMILLASVVLLSSCKDLLEPAIENNRNLNPDEYVPNDARFPFGILLNGYNRIPTNGWSFNDVATDDAVTNDQASGFLKMANGQWTANNNPVNQWTNAYAAIQYINIVLRDADTVQWAADKTVSRLFGMRVKGEAYGLRALFYYHLLQVHGGMGEGGSLLGVPLILEVQGANSDFNKPRAPFEACMKQLYSDLDQAEALLPLDFENIPSAAEIPAKFGTMTKEQYDRALGVTFRGLLSGRIAKAIRSKAALLAASPAFSSGNSTTWADAANYAGEVLTLKGGVSALAATGLTWYSNASEIAGLANGANPPEVLWRNNYGDNRDLEQANYPPSLFGNGRINPTQNLVDAFPMANGYPISDGASGYNAADPYANRDPRLRQFILVNGGTAGPNNTVINTAADGTTNDALNKVETSTRTGYYLRKLLRQDVNLNPNSANNQRHYKPHIRYTELFLNYAEAANEAWGPMGTGSNAFSAYDVIKAIRIRAGVGTTNNDPYLEAVKADKEQMRTLIRNERRLELCFEGFRFWDLRRWKENLTETAKGVSIVTSVPSIINVENRQFQPFMIYGPIPYGEILKFGSLEQNQGWR, encoded by the coding sequence ATGAAAAAAAATATCATGATCCTGTTGGCTTCGGTGGTTTTACTGAGCAGTTGCAAAGACCTGCTGGAGCCGGCCATTGAAAATAACCGGAACCTGAACCCGGACGAATATGTACCGAATGATGCCCGTTTCCCGTTTGGCATTTTGCTCAACGGTTACAATCGCATACCCACCAATGGCTGGTCGTTCAACGATGTGGCCACCGACGATGCGGTGACCAATGACCAGGCGAGCGGTTTCCTGAAGATGGCCAATGGTCAATGGACGGCCAACAATAACCCGGTGAACCAATGGACCAATGCTTATGCTGCCATCCAGTATATCAATATCGTGCTGCGTGATGCGGATACGGTGCAATGGGCTGCCGACAAAACCGTGAGCAGGCTCTTTGGCATGCGGGTGAAAGGCGAAGCTTATGGCCTGCGGGCGTTGTTCTATTATCACCTGTTACAAGTGCATGGAGGTATGGGTGAAGGTGGGTCCCTGCTGGGAGTACCCCTTATCCTGGAAGTACAGGGCGCCAATAGTGATTTCAATAAACCTCGTGCTCCTTTCGAAGCATGCATGAAGCAGCTCTATAGCGACCTGGACCAGGCGGAAGCCCTGCTGCCGCTGGATTTTGAGAACATACCCAGTGCCGCAGAGATCCCGGCCAAGTTTGGGACCATGACCAAGGAACAATACGACCGTGCTTTGGGAGTTACCTTCCGTGGTTTATTGAGCGGTCGTATCGCGAAGGCCATCCGCTCTAAAGCTGCCTTGCTGGCCGCAAGTCCGGCCTTCAGTTCTGGTAATTCCACTACCTGGGCCGATGCTGCCAACTATGCCGGTGAAGTACTAACGCTCAAGGGAGGGGTCAGTGCACTGGCCGCCACCGGGCTCACCTGGTATTCGAATGCTTCAGAGATAGCGGGACTGGCGAATGGCGCCAATCCGCCCGAGGTATTATGGCGGAACAATTATGGTGATAACCGCGACCTGGAGCAGGCCAATTATCCGCCCAGCCTGTTTGGCAATGGCCGTATCAATCCCACCCAAAACCTGGTGGATGCTTTCCCGATGGCCAATGGCTATCCTATTTCAGATGGAGCCAGTGGTTATAATGCAGCGGATCCTTATGCCAACCGCGACCCCCGTTTGCGCCAGTTTATCCTGGTGAATGGTGGTACCGCGGGACCGAATAATACAGTGATCAATACAGCGGCCGACGGTACCACGAATGATGCGTTGAACAAAGTAGAAACATCTACCCGTACCGGTTACTACCTGCGTAAGTTACTGCGCCAGGATGTGAACCTCAATCCCAATTCGGCCAATAACCAACGGCATTATAAACCGCACATCAGGTATACAGAGCTGTTCCTTAACTATGCAGAGGCCGCTAATGAAGCCTGGGGACCGATGGGTACGGGCAGTAACGCTTTTTCTGCCTACGATGTCATTAAAGCCATTCGTATCAGGGCTGGTGTAGGCACCACCAATAACGATCCTTACCTGGAAGCTGTCAAAGCTGATAAAGAGCAAATGAGGACCCTGATCAGGAATGAGCGGAGGCTGGAGCTGTGCTTTGAGGGTTTCCGCTTCTGGGACCTTCGCCGGTGGAAAGAGAACCTTACGGAAACGGCGAAAGGGGTGAGCATCGTGACCAGCGTTCCCTCGATCATTAATGTGGAGAACAGGCAATTTCAGCCTTTTATGATCTATGGCCCCATTCCTTATGGCGAGATCCTGAAGTTTGGCTCTTTGGAGCAAAACCAGGGATGGCGATAA
- a CDS encoding SusC/RagA family TonB-linked outer membrane protein: MKHIKILMVTCGLVASELAVRAQDTIITVTPKAPERQAVQVAFRKVDQKDLLGGVSVVDVPAQMKQNYMTYSLANMDAWANGFNGNSMWGMGSYLLVIDGVPRDAGNVLPTEIAQISFLKGVNAVALFGSRAGKGVVYITTKRGQEGAQRIDVRVNAGMHVPKVYPKYLGSAEYMTLYNEARRNDGLTDLYSDATIFNYASGKNPYRYPSVDYYSDQYLKKALGRYDVTAEISGGGDKARYYTNIGYQTAGSLLKFGEAIKNDRIDRLNLRGNVDITLSDYISCNVDATAIFYTGKGVNTNYWGSAATLRPHRFAPLIPIDMVEPDDEASQVFIKNSDHIIDGKYLLGGTQLDQTNPFAAIYAGGNNKYTSRQFQFNTGIQADLRNLLKGLTFRGTFAVDYNASYNLAFNNTYAVYAPVWNNYAGKDLISSLTRYGQDATPGVQNVSNSWYSQTISATTQFNYVNSIRDKHHLSAVLLMNGWQQKESAVYHATSNANLGLQLGYNFKHTYYADFSGALVHSAKLPEGNRQAFSPTVSLGWRLSNEAFLRGNAVVDDLRLTASAGILHTDLDITNYYLYQGVYTVLGSWYGWKDGSGIQATESRRGDNPAMKFPKREEISVGLEGSFFKGLVKVDGNFFVNKITGNIIQAAALFPSYFTTGFPVSSFIPFVNYNDDKRIGFDFNVGLHKKLGEVDWTLGVVGTYYRTTASKRAEVYEDKYQYRQGKSIDGIWGLQSLGFFKDASDITNSPSQTFGQVKPGDIKYKDQNGDGVINTRDEVFLGKGGWFGAPFTLGVNLSAQWKNFSFFALGTGRFGAYGMKNSSYFWIDGEDKYSIVVRDRWTPETQATAKYPRLTTFNSDNNFRSSDFWLYKANRFDLAKVQVSYDMTGLLGAKKLVKELGVYVSGFNLLTLSAERELMEMNIGSEPQTRFYNLGVKALF; encoded by the coding sequence ATGAAGCATATAAAGATATTAATGGTAACCTGTGGGCTGGTGGCGAGTGAGCTGGCTGTCCGCGCACAGGATACCATCATTACTGTTACCCCTAAGGCCCCGGAGCGCCAGGCCGTGCAGGTGGCTTTCCGCAAGGTGGACCAAAAAGACCTGTTGGGCGGTGTGTCGGTCGTTGATGTACCGGCGCAAATGAAGCAAAATTATATGACCTATAGCCTTGCCAATATGGATGCCTGGGCCAATGGCTTTAATGGCAATAGTATGTGGGGCATGGGCAGTTACCTGCTGGTCATTGACGGGGTGCCCCGCGATGCCGGTAATGTGTTGCCGACAGAGATCGCTCAGATCTCTTTCCTGAAGGGCGTCAATGCAGTGGCGCTCTTCGGTAGCCGGGCCGGCAAAGGGGTGGTGTATATTACCACCAAACGCGGCCAGGAAGGAGCGCAGCGCATTGACGTACGGGTGAATGCCGGCATGCATGTACCCAAGGTTTATCCCAAATACCTCGGTTCGGCCGAATATATGACGCTGTACAATGAGGCGCGTCGTAATGACGGGCTGACAGACCTGTACAGCGATGCGACGATCTTTAACTATGCGTCGGGCAAAAATCCTTACCGTTATCCCAGTGTAGACTATTACTCCGATCAATACCTGAAGAAGGCTTTGGGCCGCTATGATGTCACGGCGGAGATCTCAGGTGGTGGTGATAAAGCGCGGTATTATACGAATATCGGTTACCAGACAGCCGGCTCACTGCTCAAATTCGGGGAAGCGATCAAGAATGACCGGATCGACCGGCTGAACCTGCGGGGGAATGTGGACATCACCCTCAGCGACTATATTTCCTGTAACGTGGATGCGACCGCTATTTTTTATACAGGCAAGGGCGTGAACACCAATTACTGGGGCAGTGCAGCTACTTTGCGCCCGCACCGCTTTGCCCCGCTCATCCCGATCGATATGGTCGAGCCGGATGACGAAGCCTCGCAGGTGTTTATCAAGAACAGCGACCATATCATTGATGGCAAGTATTTGCTGGGTGGTACGCAACTGGACCAAACCAATCCCTTTGCCGCGATCTATGCAGGCGGGAATAACAAGTATACCAGCCGGCAATTCCAGTTCAACACGGGGATACAGGCGGACCTCCGCAACCTGTTGAAGGGGTTGACCTTCCGTGGCACTTTTGCCGTCGATTACAATGCTTCCTATAACCTCGCTTTCAACAATACCTACGCCGTGTATGCGCCGGTATGGAATAATTACGCCGGTAAGGACCTCATCAGCAGTCTTACCCGGTACGGACAGGACGCCACCCCGGGCGTGCAGAATGTGAGCAATAGCTGGTACAGCCAAACCATTTCGGCCACGACTCAATTCAACTATGTAAACTCCATCCGGGATAAACACCATCTTTCTGCGGTGTTGCTGATGAATGGCTGGCAGCAAAAGGAGTCGGCCGTATACCATGCCACCAGCAATGCCAACCTTGGTTTGCAGTTGGGCTATAACTTTAAGCATACTTACTATGCCGATTTCAGTGGCGCCCTGGTGCACAGCGCCAAATTGCCTGAAGGCAACCGGCAGGCTTTTTCTCCCACGGTGTCTTTGGGCTGGCGCCTGAGCAATGAAGCGTTCCTGCGCGGCAATGCCGTGGTAGATGACCTGCGCCTGACGGCTTCGGCAGGTATCCTGCATACTGATCTCGATATCACCAATTATTATTTGTACCAGGGTGTTTATACCGTGCTGGGCAGTTGGTATGGCTGGAAAGACGGCAGCGGCATTCAGGCTACCGAATCGAGAAGAGGGGATAACCCTGCTATGAAGTTTCCCAAACGGGAGGAGATCAGCGTAGGGCTGGAAGGCTCCTTCTTCAAAGGGTTGGTGAAAGTGGACGGTAATTTCTTTGTGAACAAGATCACCGGCAATATCATCCAGGCGGCTGCGCTGTTCCCTTCTTATTTCACCACCGGATTTCCTGTTTCTTCTTTTATTCCTTTTGTAAACTATAACGATGATAAACGGATCGGTTTCGACTTCAACGTCGGTCTGCATAAAAAGCTGGGTGAAGTAGACTGGACCCTCGGTGTGGTGGGCACTTATTACAGGACCACGGCCTCCAAACGGGCAGAAGTGTATGAAGACAAGTACCAATACCGCCAGGGCAAATCCATCGATGGGATCTGGGGGCTGCAGAGCCTTGGATTCTTCAAGGATGCCAGCGATATCACCAATTCACCTTCGCAAACCTTCGGCCAGGTAAAACCCGGCGATATCAAGTACAAAGACCAGAATGGTGATGGTGTCATTAACACCCGCGATGAAGTGTTCCTTGGCAAGGGCGGCTGGTTTGGCGCACCCTTCACATTGGGCGTAAACCTGAGCGCCCAATGGAAGAACTTCTCCTTCTTCGCGCTGGGTACCGGCCGTTTCGGCGCCTATGGTATGAAAAACAGTTCTTATTTCTGGATAGATGGGGAGGATAAATATTCCATCGTGGTGCGTGACCGCTGGACCCCCGAAACACAGGCAACGGCGAAGTACCCCAGGCTCACCACTTTCAACAGCGATAACAATTTCCGCTCCTCCGATTTCTGGCTGTACAAGGCCAATCGTTTCGACCTGGCCAAGGTGCAGGTTTCCTATGATATGACGGGTCTGCTCGGAGCAAAGAAGCTCGTGAAAGAATTGGGCGTGTATGTGAGTGGTTTTAACCTGCTCACGCTGTCTGCCGAGCGGGAGCTCATGGAAATGAATATCGGCAGCGAGCCGCAAACCCGCTTTTATAACCTCGGAGTGAAAGCTTTGTTCTAA
- a CDS encoding RagB/SusD family nutrient uptake outer membrane protein, translating to MNKYSKTLPVVCVVAVLWGLTSCKKFLDREPQSIVSAENAFKDFTNFQGYTEELYHCIPDFSNAYWTNSWNWGEDEIQSTARDFHFVVKIDNGDFWGWQAQYDGWQAGWMDRNNTNTNDDRFTKSLWKLGWYGIRKCNMGLENMDKLTDATQEEKNLIKGQLLFFRGWFHFMFIQYFGGLPYIDKVLPGDQKLTLPRLKYSECADKAAADFQEAANLLPINWDNTTAGKRTLGKNQLRINKIMALSYLGKNYLWAGSPLMNYVSTGNKTYHAEYCKKAAVALGEALQLCEVGEAPYKLVEFSKYYTNFYSSGQNFQMPGSTEAIFRGPYYFAHGSTYGTAKQYGPNSVLVDEAITFAPTANYVDYYGMANGLPIKDITQPDAESGYDPNYPWRGRDPRFYNDFVYDGVKCIQGAAPIEANRYANLFTGGSYRDVSTGSRTGYLLYKFIPITSNKFDNGYSYDKGLNIHLPYMRLADVYLMYAEAAAQGYGSAAGKSDNYGRTATEAINVLRDRAGVGHVAAQFTGSLEAFMPEMRRERAVELSFEGHRFNDLRRWMQLIQAPYTLKKSVEFDRAPGFNSADPKNNRVLNLREVTILERRFTEKHYWFPLKNSDASMYLEFPQNPGW from the coding sequence ATGAATAAATATAGTAAGACTTTGCCGGTGGTGTGCGTGGTGGCTGTCTTGTGGGGACTGACCTCCTGCAAGAAGTTCCTGGACCGGGAACCACAATCCATCGTATCAGCAGAAAATGCTTTTAAAGACTTTACCAATTTCCAGGGTTATACAGAAGAGCTCTATCATTGTATCCCGGATTTCTCGAATGCCTACTGGACCAATAGCTGGAACTGGGGCGAGGACGAGATCCAGAGCACTGCGCGTGATTTCCACTTTGTGGTGAAGATCGATAACGGTGATTTCTGGGGCTGGCAGGCACAGTACGATGGCTGGCAGGCCGGCTGGATGGACCGTAACAATACGAACACGAATGATGACCGTTTTACCAAGTCGCTCTGGAAGCTGGGTTGGTACGGCATCCGCAAATGTAATATGGGCCTGGAGAATATGGACAAGCTGACGGATGCCACACAGGAAGAGAAGAACCTGATCAAGGGGCAACTGTTGTTCTTCCGTGGCTGGTTCCATTTCATGTTCATCCAGTATTTTGGTGGGTTGCCTTATATTGACAAAGTGTTGCCTGGCGACCAGAAGCTGACGTTGCCCCGGCTGAAATACAGTGAGTGCGCCGATAAGGCGGCTGCCGATTTCCAGGAAGCGGCGAACCTGCTGCCCATCAACTGGGACAATACCACAGCGGGTAAAAGAACGCTGGGTAAAAACCAATTGCGCATCAACAAGATCATGGCGCTGTCTTACCTGGGTAAGAACTATCTGTGGGCGGGCAGTCCGCTGATGAACTATGTTTCTACCGGCAACAAAACCTATCATGCTGAATACTGCAAGAAGGCAGCGGTGGCGTTGGGCGAAGCGCTGCAGTTGTGCGAGGTGGGTGAAGCGCCTTATAAGCTGGTGGAGTTTTCGAAATATTATACCAATTTCTATTCTTCCGGTCAGAACTTCCAAATGCCGGGTAGCACAGAAGCTATTTTCCGCGGTCCTTATTATTTCGCGCACGGATCGACTTATGGAACGGCCAAGCAATATGGACCTAATTCCGTCCTGGTAGATGAAGCGATCACTTTTGCCCCTACTGCCAATTATGTAGATTATTATGGCATGGCGAATGGGTTGCCCATCAAGGATATTACCCAGCCGGATGCAGAGTCGGGTTATGACCCCAACTATCCCTGGAGAGGCAGGGACCCGCGGTTTTACAACGATTTTGTGTACGACGGTGTGAAATGTATCCAGGGCGCGGCGCCTATCGAAGCTAACCGGTATGCCAACCTGTTTACGGGCGGTAGTTACCGGGATGTAAGTACAGGTAGCCGTACAGGTTACCTGTTGTACAAGTTCATTCCCATTACTTCGAACAAGTTTGACAATGGCTATTCCTATGATAAAGGCCTCAATATTCACCTGCCCTATATGCGCCTGGCCGATGTGTACCTGATGTATGCCGAGGCGGCTGCGCAAGGGTATGGCTCTGCTGCCGGTAAGTCGGACAATTACGGCAGGACTGCCACGGAAGCCATCAACGTGCTCCGCGACCGGGCGGGCGTGGGACATGTGGCCGCTCAATTCACCGGTTCGCTGGAGGCCTTTATGCCTGAGATGCGGCGTGAACGGGCAGTGGAGCTCTCTTTTGAGGGACATCGTTTCAATGACCTGCGCCGCTGGATGCAGCTCATACAGGCGCCCTATACGTTGAAGAAGTCTGTAGAGTTTGACCGGGCGCCCGGTTTCAACTCCGCTGATCCGAAGAATAACCGGGTGCTCAACCTGCGGGAAGTAACGATCCTGGAGCGCCGGTTTACCGAAAAACACTATTGGTTCCCGTTAAAGAATTCAGACGCAAGCATGTACCTGGAGTTTCCGCAGAACCCGGGTTGGTGA
- a CDS encoding SusC/RagA family TonB-linked outer membrane protein, translating into MIITQKSWKWLVVTAVTLTMTLARSPLQAQDARVVQGVVLDERNVPVPGVTVFVKQTTISTSTTADGKFALRVPSDRYILVFTSVGKVMQEVNVRSINNAIVHLKDSVIGLEDVVVVGYGRQKKESVVAAVSQTTGKTLERAGGVSNIGAALTGNVPGLITAQSTGLPGEEDPQIIIRGRSTWNNSSPLILVDGVERPMTSVDIGSVETVAVLKDASATAVFGSRGANGVILITTKRGKTGKASIRGTVNTIMKVPSKLPGKADSYETFRTMNDAIEYELALKPESWNNYTPMDIINKYRYPANLEEAERYPNVDWAKALFKEYAMSHNANLNVSGGTRFVKYFTSADFLHEGDLFRVLDNNRGYKPGFGFTRLNVRTNLDFQLTSSTLFKVNLSGSYGVRKSPWGFTGNQYGPWIDAYTTAPDVFLPKYADGSWGYYAPNEGRAENSARSLATGGIQYQTTTRITTDFSLEQNLDRLVKGLRFNGTVSMDNTFIESDRGVNDLYNGVQRKWVDPETGIVSYKETFDPPTSFDFQEGAKWSPAAGAVTGNQRRLFYQLQLNYARTFAKRHAVTAMGLLNRNITANGSEIPSYREDWVFRTTYTYDNKYTIEYNGAYNGSEKFAPEYRFAFFSSGGLNWIVSNEKFMRSIGFLDLLKLRASYGQTGFDNVGSRFLYLTEWAYGGRARLGMSGEGAEQSPFNWYREATVGNPNVQWEQAEKYNVGVDFELLKGFIKGKVDFFQDKRTKILMGTRTSVPSYFGTTPPVANLGKVNSQGYELELHFNYMTSRDLRLWADLNLTHTKNRVVDGDNPALLPDYQKSDNMQIGQTYSYVSQGYYNTWDELYGSTIHNTNDNQKLPGNYHIVDYNGDGIIDTRDNIPYGHSSWPQNTYNATFGVDWKALSFFVQFYGVNNVTRQVVFNSLGSQNHIVYDEGTYWSKDNFNADVPMPRWLSTPAGYYRGTQYMYDGSYLRLKNAEIAYTFSSGLVKRVGLASLRIYLNGNNLVSWSKMPDDREANFAGTGWASQGAYPTVKRYNLGANITF; encoded by the coding sequence ATGATCATTACACAAAAGTCGTGGAAATGGCTTGTTGTAACAGCGGTAACGCTGACGATGACGCTTGCCCGTTCGCCGTTGCAGGCGCAGGATGCCCGCGTGGTGCAGGGCGTGGTGCTGGATGAAAGGAATGTACCGGTGCCGGGCGTGACTGTCTTTGTAAAACAGACCACCATCAGTACGAGTACCACCGCTGATGGGAAGTTTGCCCTGCGTGTCCCTTCCGACAGGTATATCCTGGTGTTCACTTCTGTGGGCAAGGTGATGCAGGAAGTGAATGTCCGCAGCATCAATAACGCAATCGTCCATTTAAAAGACAGTGTGATCGGCCTGGAAGATGTGGTAGTGGTAGGTTATGGCCGGCAGAAAAAAGAAAGTGTGGTAGCGGCTGTTTCCCAAACCACGGGCAAGACGCTGGAAAGGGCCGGCGGTGTGTCGAATATCGGCGCGGCGCTGACCGGTAATGTGCCGGGACTTATTACTGCGCAAAGTACGGGCCTGCCCGGTGAAGAAGACCCGCAGATCATCATCCGTGGCCGCAGCACCTGGAACAATAGCAGTCCGCTGATATTGGTGGATGGGGTAGAGCGTCCGATGACGAGTGTAGACATCGGTTCCGTGGAGACCGTGGCGGTATTGAAAGATGCTTCCGCTACGGCAGTATTCGGATCGCGCGGCGCCAATGGTGTTATCCTCATTACCACCAAGCGCGGTAAGACCGGCAAGGCCTCTATCCGTGGTACGGTGAACACCATTATGAAAGTGCCCTCCAAATTGCCGGGGAAAGCGGATTCGTATGAAACCTTCCGTACGATGAATGACGCGATCGAATACGAGCTGGCGCTGAAACCGGAGAGCTGGAACAATTATACGCCGATGGACATCATCAATAAATACCGTTACCCTGCCAACCTCGAAGAGGCGGAACGGTATCCGAATGTGGACTGGGCAAAGGCGCTTTTCAAAGAGTATGCGATGTCGCACAACGCGAACCTGAATGTTAGCGGCGGCACCCGCTTCGTGAAGTATTTCACCAGTGCCGACTTCCTGCATGAGGGCGACCTGTTCAGGGTGCTTGATAATAACCGGGGTTATAAACCCGGCTTCGGCTTTACACGGCTGAATGTTCGCACCAACCTCGATTTTCAACTGACGTCTTCTACGCTTTTCAAGGTGAACCTTTCCGGCTCGTATGGGGTGCGGAAAAGTCCCTGGGGCTTTACGGGTAATCAATACGGTCCCTGGATCGATGCGTATACGACAGCGCCGGACGTGTTCCTGCCAAAGTATGCCGACGGTTCCTGGGGTTATTATGCACCCAATGAAGGAAGAGCGGAGAACTCTGCACGGAGCCTGGCTACAGGGGGTATTCAATACCAGACCACCACCCGCATCACCACCGACTTTTCGCTGGAGCAGAACCTGGACAGGTTGGTGAAGGGGCTGCGCTTCAACGGTACGGTATCGATGGACAATACTTTCATTGAAAGCGACCGGGGTGTGAACGACCTGTACAATGGCGTGCAGCGTAAATGGGTCGATCCAGAAACCGGTATCGTGAGTTATAAGGAGACTTTTGATCCACCCACTTCTTTCGATTTCCAGGAGGGCGCCAAGTGGTCGCCGGCCGCGGGCGCCGTAACGGGCAATCAACGCAGGCTGTTCTACCAGTTGCAATTGAACTATGCCAGGACCTTTGCAAAGCGGCATGCGGTCACTGCCATGGGATTGCTGAACCGCAATATCACGGCCAATGGCAGCGAGATCCCCTCTTACCGGGAAGATTGGGTATTCCGTACTACATACACTTACGACAATAAATACACGATCGAATACAACGGTGCTTATAATGGTTCTGAGAAGTTTGCCCCCGAATACCGTTTTGCTTTCTTCTCTTCGGGTGGCTTGAACTGGATCGTTTCGAACGAGAAATTTATGCGAAGCATAGGATTCCTGGACCTGCTGAAGTTGCGTGCTTCTTATGGCCAGACGGGGTTTGATAACGTGGGCTCGCGCTTCCTGTACCTGACGGAGTGGGCCTATGGCGGTCGCGCACGGTTGGGGATGAGCGGTGAAGGAGCCGAGCAAAGTCCGTTCAACTGGTACCGGGAAGCCACTGTGGGCAATCCGAATGTGCAATGGGAGCAGGCGGAGAAGTACAATGTGGGCGTCGATTTTGAATTGCTCAAAGGATTCATTAAAGGTAAGGTCGATTTCTTCCAGGATAAGCGCACCAAGATCCTGATGGGCACCCGCACTTCTGTTCCTTCTTATTTCGGAACCACCCCGCCGGTGGCCAACCTGGGCAAGGTAAACTCACAGGGGTATGAACTGGAGCTGCATTTTAATTATATGACGTCGCGCGACCTGCGGCTGTGGGCAGACCTGAATTTGACGCATACCAAGAACAGGGTCGTTGACGGTGATAATCCTGCGTTGCTACCGGACTACCAGAAATCGGATAATATGCAGATCGGTCAAACCTATTCGTATGTGAGCCAGGGTTATTACAATACCTGGGATGAGCTGTACGGCAGCACTATCCACAATACCAACGACAACCAAAAGCTGCCTGGCAATTATCACATCGTGGATTATAACGGCGATGGGATAATCGATACGCGCGACAATATTCCTTATGGTCATAGCAGTTGGCCGCAAAACACCTACAATGCCACTTTTGGTGTTGACTGGAAGGCACTCTCCTTTTTTGTGCAGTTCTACGGGGTGAACAATGTAACCCGCCAGGTGGTGTTCAACAGCCTGGGCAGCCAGAACCATATCGTATATGACGAGGGCACTTACTGGTCGAAAGACAATTTCAATGCGGATGTACCGATGCCCCGATGGCTCTCCACCCCGGCCGGTTATTACCGGGGTACGCAATATATGTACGATGGTTCCTACCTGCGGCTGAAGAACGCCGAGATCGCTTATACGTTCAGCAGTGGCCTGGTGAAGCGGGTAGGGCTGGCATCGCTCCGGATCTACCTCAACGGTAACAACCTGGTGTCCTGGAGCAAGATGCCGGATGACCGCGAAGCGAATTTCGCCGGCACAGGCTGGGCCTCGCAAGGTGCTTACCCTACTGTAAAGCGTTACAACCTAGGTGCTAATATTACTTTCTAA